In Salana multivorans, a single genomic region encodes these proteins:
- a CDS encoding winged helix-turn-helix transcriptional regulator yields the protein MTQPVWDPLVRDCPSRRLLDRIGDRWTVLVVGVLADGRLRFSEIQHAVDGVSQKMLTQTLRALERDGLVARTVFPQVPPRVEYELTDVGRSLLGPLRALTDWATEHMSGVLDARGSYDEAQARDELAAH from the coding sequence GTGACGCAGCCCGTGTGGGACCCGCTCGTCCGGGACTGTCCGTCGAGACGGCTGCTCGACCGGATCGGCGACCGATGGACGGTGCTCGTCGTCGGCGTCCTGGCCGACGGCCGGCTCCGGTTCTCCGAGATCCAGCACGCCGTCGACGGGGTGTCGCAGAAGATGCTGACGCAGACGCTCCGGGCGCTCGAGCGCGACGGGCTCGTCGCGCGGACGGTGTTCCCCCAGGTGCCGCCGCGGGTGGAGTACGAGCTCACCGACGTCGGGCGCAGCCTCCTCGGGCCGCTGCGGGCGCTCACCGACTGGGCGACTGAGCACATGTCCGGCGTCCTCGACGCGCGCGGCAGCTACGACGAGGCCCAGGCTCGGGACGAGCTCGCGGCGCACTGA
- the crcB gene encoding fluoride efflux transporter CrcB: MTALSFVALALAGGIGAACRLLLDGVISSRRRGALPWGTIVINVTGSFLLGLVTGLATATVLPETWQLVVGTGFLGGYTTFSTASFETVRLVQERKHLAAVLTGLGTLVVTTALAGLGLWLGSLV, encoded by the coding sequence GTGACCGCGCTGTCGTTCGTCGCGCTCGCCCTCGCCGGAGGGATCGGCGCCGCCTGCCGGCTCCTGCTCGACGGGGTCATCAGCTCCCGCCGTCGCGGTGCCCTGCCGTGGGGCACCATCGTCATCAACGTCACGGGATCGTTCCTGCTCGGTCTGGTGACCGGCCTCGCCACCGCGACCGTCCTGCCGGAGACCTGGCAGCTCGTCGTCGGCACCGGCTTCCTCGGCGGCTACACGACCTTCTCGACCGCCAGCTTCGAGACGGTCCGCCTCGTCCAGGAGCGCAAGCACCTCGCCGCCGTCCTGACCGGGCTCGGGACGCTCGTCGTCACGACGGCGCTGGCCGGGCTCGGGCTCTGGCTCGGCTCGCTCGTCTGA
- a CDS encoding fluoride efflux transporter FluC, translated as MTAPAHTPTDPDIGAAVDPDPAGAAASTGGPRPVHLRAGSLLLVLLGGTLGTGAREAISLAAPSADGIPYAILGINLTGAFLLGVLLDALARGGPDRGRRRSARLLLGTGVMGGFTTYSALAVGTATLLGNGAVAAGIGYGLTTVLVGAVATWAGIAVAAATHRRSRRAVR; from the coding sequence ATGACCGCGCCGGCCCACACACCGACCGATCCCGACATCGGCGCGGCCGTCGATCCCGACCCCGCGGGCGCCGCCGCCTCGACCGGCGGTCCCCGACCGGTGCACCTGCGAGCCGGCTCCCTGCTCCTGGTGCTGCTCGGCGGCACGCTCGGCACGGGCGCCCGCGAGGCGATCAGCCTGGCGGCACCGTCGGCGGACGGCATCCCCTACGCGATCCTCGGGATCAACCTCACCGGCGCCTTCCTGCTCGGTGTCCTGCTCGACGCCCTCGCGCGGGGCGGTCCCGATCGCGGCCGGCGGCGCTCGGCCCGGCTCCTGCTCGGGACCGGCGTCATGGGCGGGTTCACCACCTACAGCGCCCTGGCGGTCGGCACCGCGACGCTGCTGGGCAACGGCGCCGTCGCCGCCGGGATCGGCTACGGGCTCACGACCGTCCTCGTCGGTGCGGTCGCGACCTGGGCCGGCATCGCGGTCGCCGCGGCGACGCACCGCCGGAGCCGGCGGGCGGTCCGGTGA
- a CDS encoding universal stress protein, with protein MPTPRTHVVVGVALGQPDAVVVTAATFAERFGAELVCASVDVARYPIDTGPAGTVIATSIDPDLADDAVEVFDPDLRSAIAAALTGRQVPWSTRALAGSPARELARLADDVDAAMIVIGTREPGFRGALHEFFNGSVAAQLAHRQHRPVVVVPLSPVGLDAPLPWAEEER; from the coding sequence ATGCCCACCCCGCGGACCCACGTCGTCGTCGGTGTCGCCCTCGGGCAGCCCGACGCCGTCGTCGTCACCGCCGCGACGTTCGCCGAGCGCTTCGGCGCGGAGCTGGTGTGCGCGTCCGTCGACGTCGCGCGCTACCCGATCGACACGGGACCGGCCGGGACGGTCATCGCGACGTCGATCGATCCCGACCTCGCCGACGACGCCGTCGAGGTGTTCGACCCCGACCTGCGCTCCGCGATCGCCGCGGCCCTCACCGGACGGCAGGTCCCGTGGTCGACGCGTGCGCTGGCCGGCAGCCCGGCGCGCGAGCTGGCGCGGCTCGCCGACGACGTCGACGCGGCCATGATCGTGATCGGGACGCGCGAGCCCGGGTTCCGCGGGGCGCTGCACGAGTTCTTCAACGGCTCGGTCGCCGCGCAGCTCGCCCACCGCCAGCACCGCCCGGTCGTGGTCGTCCCGCTGAGTCCCGTCGGCCTCGACGCCCCGCTGCCCTGGGCGGAGGAGGAGCGATGA
- a CDS encoding Glu/Leu/Phe/Val family dehydrogenase → MSTVSTTTAGGAGHPGGPLDDAQAQLAFAIDHLGLGPGPHAVLATPRRELTVSVPVRMDDGSTQVFTGHRVQHNFTRGPAKGGVRYAPGVDLDEVRALAMWMTWKCALVDVPYGGAKGGINIDPRHFSEGELERITRRYTSEIMPLIGPDQDIPAPDVGTSEQTMAWMMDTYSVNQGRTVLGVVTGKPVSVGGSLGRASATSRGVAHITLLALAHRGLEPTRSTAVVQGFGKVGRDTARLLAEAGVRVIAVSDIDGAVHDPEGLDVHRLARHVDETGTVTGFAGAEAIDGGAMLELECDALVPAAVEGVLTEENADRVRAGLVVEGANGPTTKAADAILRAKGVLVVPDILANAGGVVVSYFEWVQANQAYWWTEDEVNERLRDRMTMAWHSVLTYGKQQDLSLREAATCLAVHRVWEAHRLRGQYP, encoded by the coding sequence GTGAGCACCGTGAGCACGACGACGGCAGGGGGTGCGGGGCACCCGGGCGGCCCCCTCGACGACGCGCAGGCGCAGCTCGCCTTCGCGATCGACCACCTCGGACTTGGACCCGGTCCGCACGCCGTGCTCGCGACGCCACGCCGCGAGCTGACGGTGAGCGTCCCGGTGCGGATGGACGACGGGAGCACCCAGGTCTTCACCGGCCACCGCGTGCAGCACAACTTCACCCGCGGCCCGGCGAAGGGCGGCGTGCGGTACGCGCCCGGCGTCGACCTCGACGAGGTGCGCGCGCTCGCGATGTGGATGACGTGGAAGTGCGCGCTGGTCGACGTCCCGTACGGCGGCGCGAAGGGCGGGATCAACATCGATCCGCGGCACTTCTCCGAGGGCGAGCTCGAGCGCATCACGCGCCGCTACACCAGCGAGATCATGCCGCTCATCGGCCCCGACCAGGACATCCCGGCGCCCGACGTCGGCACGAGCGAGCAGACCATGGCCTGGATGATGGACACCTACTCCGTCAACCAGGGTCGCACGGTGCTGGGCGTCGTCACCGGCAAGCCGGTGAGCGTCGGCGGCTCGCTGGGGCGGGCGTCGGCGACGTCGCGCGGCGTCGCCCACATCACGCTCCTCGCGCTGGCGCACCGCGGCCTGGAGCCCACGCGCTCGACCGCCGTCGTCCAGGGCTTCGGCAAGGTCGGGCGCGACACGGCCCGCCTGCTCGCCGAGGCCGGCGTCCGGGTCATCGCGGTGAGCGACATCGACGGCGCGGTCCACGACCCCGAGGGACTTGACGTCCACCGCCTCGCGCGCCACGTCGACGAGACGGGGACGGTCACCGGGTTCGCGGGGGCCGAGGCCATCGACGGCGGCGCGATGCTCGAGCTCGAGTGCGACGCCCTCGTCCCCGCCGCGGTGGAGGGCGTGCTGACGGAGGAGAACGCCGACCGGGTGCGCGCCGGCCTCGTCGTCGAGGGGGCGAACGGCCCGACCACCAAGGCGGCCGACGCGATCCTGCGGGCGAAGGGCGTGCTGGTCGTGCCGGACATCCTCGCCAACGCGGGTGGCGTCGTCGTCTCCTACTTCGAGTGGGTGCAGGCGAACCAGGCGTACTGGTGGACCGAGGACGAGGTCAACGAGCGCCTGCGCGACCGCATGACGATGGCGTGGCACTCCGTGCTCACCTACGGCAAGCAGCAGGACCTCTCGCTGCGCGAGGCGGCGACGTGCCTCGCGGTGCACCGGGTCTGGGAGGCGCACCGCCTGCGCGGGCAGTACCCCTGA